The Setaria italica strain Yugu1 chromosome IX, Setaria_italica_v2.0, whole genome shotgun sequence genome has a window encoding:
- the LOC101773638 gene encoding uncharacterized protein LOC101773638, with product MASRAIESHRAGAEVVSGGDAACRKKSVELLEELGLPKGLLPMEDIQEFGYNRDTGFMWLVQRKKKVEHTFKKIKQTVSYAAEVTAFAEKGKLRKITGVKTKELMLWLSVVEVYVPDSSPEKVTFMTGTGLSDSFDAAAFALGE from the coding sequence ATGGCGTCCCGGGCCATCGAGAGCCACCGTGCTGGTGCCGAGGTCGtctccggcggagacgccgccTGCAGGAAGAAGTCCGTCGAGCTGCTGGAGGAGCTCGGCCTCCCCAAGGGCCTCCTTCCAATGGAGGACATCCAGGAGTTCGGGTACAACCGCGACACAGGGTTCATGTGGCTGGTGCAGCGGAAGAAGAAGGTCGAGCATACGTTCAAGAAGATCAAGCAGACCGTGTCTTACGCCGCCGAGGTGACGGCCTTTGCCGAGAAAGGCAAGCTGAGGAAGATCACCGGCGTGAAGACCAAGGAGCTGATGCTCTGGCTCAGCGTAGTGGAGGTGTACGTCCCTGATTCCTCGCCAGAGAAGGTCACCTTCATGACCGGCACCGGCCTCTCCGACAGCTTCGATGCTGCTGCATTTGCGCTTGGAGAATAG
- the LOC101774043 gene encoding costars family protein, producing MNVEEEVGKLKEEIQRLGQQQPDGSYKVKFGVLFNDDRCANIFEALVGTLRAAKKRKILTYDGELLLQGVHDNVEITLLPPPAVAAA from the exons ATGAacgtcgaggaggaggtcggGAAGCTCAAGGAGGAGATCCAGAGGCTCGGCCAGCAGCAACCCGACGGCTCCTACAAG GTCAAATTCGGTGTACTCTTCAACGACGATCGATGTGCAAACATTTTTGAAGCACTAGTTGGCACCTTGAGGGCCGCCAAGAAGAGGAAAATTCTGACCTATGATGGCGAGCTGCTTCTGCAGGGTGTTCATGACAATGTGGAGATAACCCTATTGCCCCCTCCTGCAGTTGCTGCCGCTTGA
- the LOC101774452 gene encoding tetratricopeptide repeat protein 38 — protein MAAAAVEGEVRRDMWGQEYRTSSAECAAALDAYYAAFLSFGRGRVAAALRAVAADPSCALAAAHAAHAVAPRDPAGAAAFLAAAADNLGNATDYERAVFGTLSAMVGEQRKEEVALQRHFELLKNFPRDILSLKRAQHLCFYLGNPDLSLKFVEQVLPENQDQNYIYGMLAFPLLELGKMDEAERAARKGLAINKNDVWSQHNLCHVFQQECRFREATEFMESCSPSWIACTSFLLTHNWWHVAVCYLEAESPLQKVLDVYDQNIMKELEKSDCEAAEVYLNALGLLLRLYVRGHVHPAKERLTTFLDALKDESIWHVEWLLDLLILWALSITGELKSAQNMLESLKSRVSSMDKDRQQVMQKALQLAEAVYQFGNEEHKTVFDTLGPDFDALGYKMIGASDEQVDVFNEVWYVVLISAGETSKAIDVLGKQIRKRDGAPFLWRLLAKAYSLDGRGADASVASEKADALQAAYSY, from the exons atggcggcggcggcggtggagggggagGTGAGGCGGGACATGTGGGGGCAGGAGTACCGGACGTCCTCCGCGGagtgcgcggcggcgctcgacgcCTACTACGCGGCCTTCCTGTCCTtcggccgcggccgcgtggCGGCCGCCCTCCGCGCCGTCGCGGCCGACCCGAGctgcgccctcgccgccgcgcacgccgcgcACGCCGTCGCGCCCAGGGACCCCGCGGgggccgccgccttcctcgccgccgccgcggacaaCCTC GGAAATGCGACGGATTACGAGAGGGCCGTGTTCGGGACGCTCTCCGCGATGGTGGGCGAGCAGAGGAAAGAGGAGGTGGCACTGCAGAGGCACTTCGAG TTGCTCAAGAATTTCCCCAGGGATATCCTGTCTCTCAAGAGAGCGCAGCACCTCTGCTTCTATTTAGGAAATCCGGATTTATCCCTGAAATTTGTCGAACAA GTTTTGCCAGAGAATCAAGATCAGAACTACATATATGGTATGCTCGCCTTCCCTTTGCTAGAGCTTGGAAAGATGGATGAAGCTGAGAGAGCTGCTCGAAAAGGCTTGGCTATAAACAAGAATGACGTCTGGTCGCAGCATAAT TTGTGCCACGTTTTTCAGCAGGAATGTCGCTTCAGAGAAGCTACTGAGTTCATGGAATCATGTTCTCCATCATGGATTGCATGCACATCATTTTT GCTTACTCACAACTGGTGGCATGTCGCTGTTTGTTACTTGGAAGCTGAATCCCCTTTACAGAAAGTCCTAGATGTATATGATCAAAATATCATGAAGGAACTTGAGAAAAGTGACTGTGAGGCCGCGGAG GTGTATTTGAATGCTCTAGGGTTGCTGCTACGGTTGTATGTGCGTGGTCATGTACATCCTGCTAAAGAGAGGTTAACAACATTTCTCGATGCACTAAAGGATGAG TCTATATGGCATGTGGAATGGCTCCTTGATTTGCTTATTTTATGGGCGCTATCAATTACGGGCGAGTTAAAAAGTGCACAAAATATGTTGGAATCTTTGAAGTCAAG GGTCAGTTCGATGGACAAAGATAGGCAGCAAGTGATGCAGAAGGCCCTCCAG CTAGCGGAGGCTGTTTATCAATTTGGAAATGAAGAGCACAAGACGGTCTTTGACACTCTGGGTCCAGACTTTGATGCGCTTGGTTATAAG ATGATCGGTGCATCAGATGAACAAGTGGATGTCTTTAATGAAGTTTGGTACGTTGTTCTAATAAGTGCTGGAGAGACTTCGAAAG CAATTGATGTGCTTGGCAAACAAATAAGGAAACGAGATGGGGCACCCTTCCTGTGGCGTTTGCTG GCGAAAGCATACTCATTGGATGGAAGAGGCGCAGATGCTTCGGTGGCATCCGAAAAGGCCGATGCTCTACAAGCTGCTTACTCCTATTAG
- the LOC101774847 gene encoding polygalacturonate 4-alpha-galacturonosyltransferase-like encodes MAIRAGGSALLALAVLLAASSCLQARVDQLHHGRQVSDWSRKHNFELQNFSSSQMDDLHLLGRPEEITRRKLRDRRTGVRKKMEVVQQDDEALVKLENTGIERSKAVDSAVLGKYSIWRRENENEKADSRVRQMRDQMIMARIYSVLAKSRDKLDLYQELLARLKESQRSLGEATADAELPKSASERIKAMSQVLSKARDLLYDCKAITHRLRAMLLSADEQVRSLKKQSTFLSQLAAKTIPNGIHCLSMRLTIDYYLLSPEKRKFPNSENLENPDLYHYALFSDNVLAASVVVNSTIMNAKEPEKHVFHLVTDKLNFGAMNMWFLLNPPGDATIHVENVDDFKWLNSSYCPVLKQLESAAMKEYYFKADRPKTLSAGSSNLKYRNPKYLSMLNHLRFYLPQVYPKLNKILFLDDDIVVQRDLTGLWEVDLNGNVNGAVETCGESFHRFDKYLNFSNPNISQNFDPNACGWAYGMNMFDLEEWKRKDITGIYHKWQNMNENRLLWKLGTLPPGLLTFYKLTHPLDKSWHVLGLGYNPTIERSEIDNAAVIHYNGNMKPWLEIAMTKYRPYWTKYINYEHPYIHGCKISQ; translated from the exons atggcgaTTAGGGCTGGCGGCTCCgccctcctcgccctcgccgtcctcctcgccgcctcctcctgcctCCAAG CTCGAGTGGATCAACTTCATCATGGAAGACAG GTATCCGACTGGAGTAGGAAACACAACTTTGAACTGCAAAATTTCTCCTCAAGTCAAATGG ACGACCTTCATCTCCTGGGAAGGCCAGAAGAAATAACACGCAGG AAATTAAGGGATAGAAGAACTGGTGTGAGGAAGAAAATGGAAGTAGTGCAGCAGGATGATGAAGCCCTAGTGAAACTTGAGAACACGGGTATCGAACGCTCGAAAGCTGTTGATTCTGCTGTTCTGGGAAAATATAGCATATGGAGACGTGAAAATGAAAATGAGAAGGCAGACTCAAGGGTTCGTCAGATGCGAGATCAAATGATCATGGCCAGAATATATTCTGTTCTTGCCAAATCCAGGGACAAGCTTGATCTTTATCAGGAATTACTCGCAAGGCTCAAGGAAAGCCAGCGCTCCCTTGGGGAAGCTACTGCTGACGCTGAACTTCCTAAGAG TGCTTCGGAGAGAATCAAAGCAATGAGTCAAGTTTTGTCAAAAGCAAGGGATTTATTGTACGATTGCAAGGCTATTACCCATCGTTTAAGAGCGATGCTTCTGTCAGCTGATGAACAGGTCCGGAGCTTAAAGAAGCAGAGCACCTTCCTTAGCCAGTTGGCAGCTAAGACAATCCCAAATGGCATCCATTGTCTTTCCATGCGCTTAACAATAGACTATTACCTTCTCTCTCCAGAGAAAAGAAAGTTCCCTAACAGCGAAAACTTGGAAAATCCAGATCTTTATCATTATGCTCTTTTCTCAGACAATGTTTTGGCAGCATCAGTTGTGGTCAACTCAACCATCATGAATGCGAAG GAGCCTGAAAAACATGTATTTCATCTTGTTACTGACAAACTGAACTTTGGGGCTATGAACATGTGGTTTTTGCTGAATCCACCTGGGGATGCAACAATCCATGTTGAAAATGTCGATGACTTTAAATGGCTAAATTCCTCTTACTGTCCTGTTCTGAAGCAGCTTGAGTCTGCGGCTATGAAAGAGTACTATTTCAAGGCTGATCGTCCGAAAACACTCTCTGCTGGTTCCTCTAATCTGAAGTATCGAAACCCAAAATATCTTTCCATGCTCAACCATCTAAGATTTTACCTCCCTCAAGTCTATCCCAAGTTGAATAAAATCCTTTTCCTAGATGATGACATAGTTGTCCAGAGGGACCTGACTGGACTCTGGGAGGTCGATCTTAATGGAAATGTTAATGGGGCGGTGGAAACATGTGGAGAGAGCTTTCACCGATTTGACAAGTACCTCAACTTCTCAAATCCAAATATTTCTCAGAATTTCGATCCTAATGCTTGCGGTTGGGCTTATGGAATGAACATGTTTGATCTGGAAGAATGGAAGAGGAAAGATATTACTGGAATTTACCACAAATGGCAGAACATG aATGAAAACAGGCTGCTCTGGAAATTGGGGACACTGCCACCAGGTCTTCTAACTTTCTACAAGCTGACACACCCTCTGGACAAATCATGGCATGTGCTTGGCCTAGGATACAACCCAACCATTGAACGCTCAGAAATAGACAATGCCGCGGTCATCCACTACAATGGGAACATGAAGCCTTGGCTGGAGATCGCAATGACAAAGTACCGACCTTACTGGACAAAGTACATCAATTATGAGCATCCCTATATTCATGGATGCAAGATCAGCCAATAG